A section of the Gloeobacter violaceus PCC 7421 genome encodes:
- a CDS encoding CRTAC1 family protein: MFIDHSDRIADNPARLHYGVAVCDVNGDGAFEAFVAGFGSANRVLKWDGSHLVDVADAVLADPERQAIGVAAGDIDGDGREEIYVLNTDTFAGRKRFGDRLFACNHGAWRDLFGEAANAEALNLTAGRSVAALDRKGDGGYGFLVANYGGPMRLYELDKEGRLVDVAGEAGVALVTGGRGLVAGPLVGEGPDIFAANERGANFLFRHIGGGRFAEAADAWGVADPRENGRGVAVFDAGAHFGLIWGNWDGPHRMMVREANAPYRDVTSKAMICPSLVRTVIAADFDNDGYEEIFFNNIGQENRLFGRREGQWIPLDPAAAAEPLGLGTGAAVADFDGDGSLELLVSHGESDAQPLTLYKSPANANFWLRVLPLTRQGAPARGAVVTLEAAGRRQRRLIDGGSGYLCQMEPVAHFGLGAVGRVEGVEVCWPDGTTAAVAHPEPGQVLRVAYPT, encoded by the coding sequence ATGTTTATCGATCACAGCGACCGGATCGCGGACAATCCCGCCCGGCTCCATTACGGGGTGGCGGTGTGCGACGTGAACGGCGACGGGGCTTTTGAAGCGTTTGTGGCCGGTTTCGGCTCGGCCAACCGGGTGCTCAAGTGGGACGGCTCCCATCTGGTCGATGTCGCGGACGCGGTACTGGCCGACCCGGAGCGGCAGGCCATCGGCGTGGCGGCGGGGGACATCGACGGGGACGGGCGCGAAGAAATCTATGTGCTCAATACCGATACCTTTGCCGGCCGCAAGCGCTTTGGCGACCGGCTGTTCGCCTGCAACCACGGTGCGTGGCGGGATCTATTCGGCGAAGCGGCGAACGCGGAGGCGCTCAATTTGACGGCGGGTCGCTCGGTAGCCGCCCTCGACCGCAAGGGCGACGGCGGCTACGGCTTTTTGGTGGCCAACTACGGCGGCCCGATGCGGCTGTACGAACTGGATAAGGAGGGTCGGCTGGTCGATGTGGCCGGGGAAGCGGGAGTGGCCCTCGTTACCGGCGGCCGGGGGCTCGTCGCCGGGCCGCTGGTGGGCGAGGGACCGGACATCTTTGCGGCTAACGAGCGGGGAGCGAACTTTTTGTTTCGCCACATCGGCGGTGGACGGTTCGCGGAAGCTGCGGACGCCTGGGGAGTGGCCGACCCGCGCGAGAACGGCCGCGGCGTGGCCGTCTTCGATGCGGGGGCGCACTTCGGACTGATCTGGGGCAACTGGGACGGCCCCCACCGGATGATGGTGCGCGAAGCGAACGCGCCGTACCGCGACGTCACTTCCAAGGCGATGATCTGCCCATCGCTGGTGCGCACGGTGATCGCGGCGGATTTTGACAACGACGGGTACGAAGAAATTTTCTTCAACAACATCGGCCAGGAAAATCGCCTCTTCGGCCGGCGCGAGGGACAGTGGATCCCCCTCGACCCGGCAGCAGCGGCAGAACCGCTGGGACTGGGCACCGGCGCGGCGGTGGCCGACTTCGACGGCGACGGTTCTTTAGAACTGCTGGTGAGCCACGGCGAATCGGACGCCCAACCGCTGACGCTATACAAAAGCCCGGCCAATGCCAACTTCTGGCTCAGGGTACTGCCGCTCACCCGCCAGGGTGCCCCGGCCCGGGGGGCGGTGGTGACGCTTGAAGCCGCAGGCCGCCGCCAACGCCGCCTCATCGACGGCGGCAGCGGCTATCTCTGCCAGATGGAACCCGTCGCCCATTTCGGCCTGGGAGCTGTCGGCCGTGTCGAGGGGGTCGAGGTGTGCTGGCCCGACGGCACCACCGCCGCCGTCGCCCATCCCGAACCGGGCCAGGTGCTGCGCGTGGCCTACCCGACATGA
- a CDS encoding ATP-binding cassette domain-containing protein: MIDVQAVSKRYGQTVALDPTSIACEAGSTTALIGPSGCGKSTLLRVVAGLVIPDSGTVSLAGETLTAQNSERLRQNLGYVIQDGGLFPHLSARDNVTLLARYLKQSPVAIDRRVTELGELVQIPATALARFPRQLSGGQRQRVGLMRALMNDPPIVLLDEPLGALDPITRSELQTQLKAIFAGLGKTVILVTHDMGEAAYLAGRIALMRDGRIVQRGSLQALLDEPAEAYVGDFIRAQRSPLPSL; encoded by the coding sequence ATGATCGACGTTCAGGCCGTCTCCAAGCGCTACGGCCAGACGGTGGCCCTCGACCCGACCAGCATCGCGTGCGAAGCCGGCAGCACCACCGCCCTGATCGGTCCGAGCGGCTGCGGCAAATCGACGCTGCTGCGCGTCGTCGCCGGGTTGGTGATTCCCGACAGCGGCACCGTGAGCCTGGCGGGCGAGACCCTCACCGCCCAGAACAGCGAAAGGTTGCGCCAAAATCTGGGCTACGTCATCCAGGACGGGGGACTGTTTCCGCACCTGAGCGCCCGCGACAATGTGACGCTGCTTGCGCGCTATCTCAAACAATCCCCTGTGGCCATCGACCGGCGGGTGACCGAGTTGGGCGAACTGGTGCAGATTCCGGCTACGGCACTCGCACGCTTCCCGCGCCAACTTTCCGGCGGCCAGCGCCAGCGCGTCGGGTTGATGCGCGCCCTGATGAACGACCCGCCCATCGTGCTGCTCGATGAACCCCTGGGCGCTCTCGACCCGATTACCCGCAGCGAACTGCAGACCCAACTCAAAGCGATCTTCGCCGGGCTCGGCAAAACCGTGATTCTGGTCACCCACGACATGGGTGAGGCGGCCTACCTCGCGGGCCGCATCGCGTTGATGCGCGACGGCCGGATTGTCCAGCGGGGCAGTTTGCAGGCGCTGCTCGATGAGCCGGCCGAAGCCTACGTGGGCGACTTCATCCGCGCCCAGCGCTCACCTTTGCCTTCGCTGTAG
- a CDS encoding IS1634 family transposase, whose translation MSQPPPEIQVQNLDHLGIVAGIIDAFGLVEEVDQLLSIHPQEIVTCGQVLKGLILNGLGFVSAPLYLFEQFFVGKATEHLIGPGVLPEHFNDDRLGRVLDKLYEQGTTKVFVHLALKAARHFGVRTGSVHLDSTSFHVDGEYTPKGRVAPQAEDEPQPIVITHGYSRDHRPDLKQFLLSMITSGDGDVPLYLRVGNGNAADKAIFAQIIQDFRAQWDVDALFVVDSDLYSAQNLSAVQAMHWLSRVPSTLAEVKHLLAALSDEQFAPAQPGYRVTEVGSTYADIQQRWVVVASDERRKSDLAALDKKLNELEGKLGKELTTLCKTAFACEADALEAAERFAAGLKFHLLGAVRAVEQARHDKAGRPARGSKPEKTGVWLLSAQLVRNPTAIELEQHSAGKLVLATNVLDEQQLSTAQVLSQYKAQQSVERGFRFLKDPLFFTSSVFLKSPERVEAVAMVMGLCLLVYSLGQRQLRLALSAAQLTVKSQTKKPTATPTLRWIFQVFQAVHLLEVAGVKQVSNLNAERRRIVECLGPTCGQYYLMG comes from the coding sequence ATGAGCCAGCCGCCTCCTGAAATTCAGGTCCAGAATCTCGACCACCTCGGCATCGTCGCCGGCATTATCGACGCTTTTGGCCTAGTCGAGGAGGTCGACCAACTTCTGAGCATTCACCCCCAAGAGATTGTCACCTGTGGCCAGGTGCTTAAGGGCCTTATCCTCAATGGCCTCGGCTTCGTCTCCGCACCGCTGTACCTGTTCGAGCAGTTCTTTGTTGGCAAAGCCACCGAGCACCTGATTGGTCCAGGCGTGCTGCCCGAGCACTTTAATGATGACCGGCTCGGCCGGGTACTCGACAAACTCTACGAGCAGGGCACCACCAAAGTCTTCGTACATCTGGCCCTCAAGGCTGCCAGGCATTTCGGCGTTCGGACCGGCAGTGTGCACCTAGACTCGACATCGTTCCATGTTGACGGCGAGTACACTCCAAAAGGACGGGTGGCCCCCCAAGCAGAAGACGAACCGCAGCCGATTGTCATCACCCACGGCTACAGCCGGGATCATCGCCCCGACCTCAAGCAATTCTTGTTGTCGATGATCACCAGTGGCGATGGCGATGTGCCGCTGTATCTGCGGGTGGGTAATGGCAACGCAGCGGACAAGGCCATCTTTGCCCAGATAATTCAGGATTTTCGGGCACAGTGGGACGTGGATGCCCTGTTTGTCGTGGACTCAGACCTTTACAGTGCTCAGAACTTGAGTGCGGTGCAAGCCATGCACTGGCTGAGCCGGGTACCCTCAACCCTCGCCGAAGTGAAACACCTGCTGGCCGCACTGAGCGATGAGCAGTTCGCGCCTGCCCAACCAGGCTACCGAGTCACCGAGGTAGGTAGCACTTACGCCGATATCCAACAGCGCTGGGTCGTGGTGGCAAGCGACGAGCGGCGCAAAAGCGACCTCGCGGCCCTGGACAAGAAACTCAATGAGTTGGAGGGCAAACTGGGCAAGGAACTGACGACGCTGTGCAAGACGGCCTTTGCCTGTGAAGCGGATGCACTGGAAGCGGCGGAGCGGTTCGCGGCCGGGTTGAAGTTCCATCTGCTCGGGGCAGTACGGGCCGTCGAGCAAGCCCGGCATGACAAAGCCGGGCGACCGGCGCGGGGCAGCAAACCCGAGAAGACGGGCGTGTGGCTGCTCTCGGCACAACTGGTGCGCAATCCGACGGCTATCGAACTGGAGCAGCACAGCGCAGGCAAGTTGGTGCTGGCGACGAATGTGTTAGACGAGCAGCAGCTTTCTACGGCTCAGGTGCTCTCGCAGTACAAAGCCCAGCAGTCAGTGGAGCGAGGCTTCCGCTTTCTCAAAGACCCACTGTTTTTCACCAGTAGTGTGTTTCTCAAGTCGCCCGAACGGGTAGAGGCGGTGGCGATGGTGATGGGGCTATGCCTGCTGGTTTACAGTCTGGGACAGCGGCAGTTGCGTTTAGCGCTCTCAGCAGCACAGCTGACGGTCAAAAGTCAGACCAAAAAGCCCACCGCGACGCCGACACTGCGGTGGATCTTTCAGGTTTTTCAGGCGGTGCATCTACTGGAAGTGGCAGGGGTGAAGCAGGTGTCGAACCTCAACGCGGAGCGTCGGCGCATCGTGGAGTGTCTGGGTCCGACCTGTGGGCAGTACTACTTGATGGGCTGA
- a CDS encoding 1-deoxy-D-xylulose-5-phosphate reductoisomerase, producing MKHIALLGSTGSIGTQTLDIVAEYPERFAVTGMTAHSNMELLAEQIRRFRPQVVAVGSEARRAALAALLAGFDGMPEMFVGEKGCCTVASQAPAEVVVTGIVGCAGLMPTLAAVDAGRDLALANKETLVAGGPVVMPRIRARGVKLLPVDSEHSAIFQCLQGVPEGALKRILLTASGGAFRDWPVEKLAEATTADALKHPNWVMGAKITVDSATLMNKGLEVIEAHWLFGLDYDRIEIVIHPQSIVHSLVELADTSVVAQLGWPDMRLPILYALSWPERLATPWKPLDLARVGTLTFKEPDHERYPNMRLAYQAGRAGGTYPTVLNAANEEAVAQFLQEKVRFLEMSRLLEATLEAHKSAGEPDLDDVCGADRWAREHVRWLVERSPARVLI from the coding sequence CTCGATATTGTCGCCGAGTACCCGGAGCGCTTTGCTGTGACCGGCATGACCGCCCACAGCAATATGGAACTGTTGGCCGAGCAGATCCGCCGCTTCCGGCCCCAGGTGGTGGCGGTGGGCAGCGAGGCGAGGCGTGCGGCTCTGGCGGCCTTGCTGGCGGGTTTTGACGGCATGCCCGAAATGTTTGTCGGCGAAAAAGGCTGCTGCACGGTCGCTTCCCAGGCTCCCGCCGAAGTGGTGGTCACCGGCATCGTCGGTTGCGCCGGGCTGATGCCCACCCTGGCGGCCGTCGATGCGGGCCGGGATCTGGCCCTCGCCAACAAAGAGACGCTGGTGGCGGGTGGACCGGTGGTGATGCCGCGCATCCGCGCGCGGGGGGTGAAGCTGCTGCCGGTCGATTCGGAGCACTCGGCCATCTTCCAGTGTCTGCAGGGGGTGCCCGAGGGCGCTCTCAAGCGCATCTTGCTCACCGCCTCGGGCGGGGCCTTTCGCGACTGGCCGGTGGAGAAGCTGGCCGAGGCGACCACGGCGGACGCCCTCAAGCACCCCAATTGGGTGATGGGAGCCAAGATCACCGTCGATTCGGCCACCTTGATGAACAAGGGCCTGGAGGTGATCGAGGCGCACTGGCTCTTCGGGCTGGACTACGACCGGATCGAGATCGTCATCCACCCCCAGAGCATCGTGCACTCGCTCGTCGAACTGGCCGACACTTCGGTCGTCGCCCAACTCGGCTGGCCCGATATGCGCCTGCCGATCTTGTATGCCCTCAGTTGGCCCGAGCGCCTCGCCACCCCCTGGAAGCCTCTGGATCTCGCCCGGGTGGGCACCCTCACCTTCAAAGAGCCCGACCACGAGCGCTACCCCAATATGCGGCTGGCCTACCAGGCCGGGCGGGCCGGCGGCACCTACCCGACGGTGCTCAACGCCGCCAACGAAGAGGCCGTCGCCCAGTTTCTCCAAGAAAAAGTCCGCTTTCTGGAGATGTCGCGCCTGCTCGAAGCCACCCTCGAAGCCCACAAAAGCGCCGGCGAACCCGATCTCGACGATGTGTGCGGAGCCGATCGCTGGGCGCGCGAGCACGTGCGCTGGCTGGTGGAGCGCTCGCCGGCGCGGGTACTGATTTAA